From the Roseibium salinum genome, one window contains:
- a CDS encoding accessory factor UbiK family protein, which produces MTQGPNRILDDFAKLMTDAAGVAQGARREVETAFRAQAERFLSDMDVVSREEHEAVKEMAVRALDRVEELESRIAALEKSGSGGAADA; this is translated from the coding sequence ATGACCCAAGGCCCCAACCGCATTCTCGATGATTTCGCCAAGCTGATGACAGACGCCGCCGGTGTCGCCCAGGGGGCGCGCCGCGAGGTGGAAACCGCATTCAGGGCTCAGGCCGAGCGGTTCCTGTCCGATATGGATGTCGTGTCCCGCGAGGAACATGAAGCGGTCAAGGAGATGGCCGTGCGGGCGCTCGACAGGGTCGAGGAACTCGAATCGCGGATCGCCGCACTGGAAAAATCCGGTTCCGGCGGCGCGGCCGATGCCTGA
- the proC gene encoding pyrroline-5-carboxylate reductase, with the protein MSFSRERPFLLVGAGKMGGAMLSGWMAEGIDPAAIIVSDPRLSDEMDALLKRHGIRHVTSVPEDMAAGVVLVAVKPQLMDQVLPGLRPVVAPDTLVLSVAAGTPVSKFEGVFGEVPICRCMPNTPAMVKRGITAIYPTEKVTEAQKADVTKLLSAVGKVVWLDSEDQIDLVTGVSGSGPAYVFFLAEALCEAGKQAGLPEELALELAVATVCGAGELMHQSGVHPSVLRQNVTSPNGTTAAALDVLMNTDGIQPVMTRAVAAAVKRARELAG; encoded by the coding sequence ATGAGTTTTTCAAGGGAACGGCCCTTCCTTCTTGTCGGAGCCGGCAAGATGGGCGGGGCGATGCTGTCGGGCTGGATGGCGGAGGGGATCGACCCGGCCGCCATCATCGTCAGTGATCCGCGTCTTTCCGACGAGATGGACGCCCTGTTGAAACGGCATGGCATCCGCCACGTGACTTCGGTCCCGGAAGACATGGCCGCAGGCGTGGTGCTGGTTGCCGTCAAGCCGCAATTGATGGATCAGGTCCTGCCCGGTCTGAGGCCCGTGGTGGCACCGGACACGCTGGTCCTGTCGGTTGCCGCCGGTACGCCCGTTTCCAAGTTTGAAGGCGTCTTCGGCGAAGTGCCGATCTGCCGTTGCATGCCGAACACCCCGGCCATGGTCAAACGCGGTATCACCGCGATCTATCCGACCGAAAAGGTCACCGAAGCCCAGAAGGCGGATGTGACGAAACTGCTGTCGGCCGTCGGCAAAGTGGTCTGGCTGGACAGTGAAGATCAGATCGACCTGGTTACCGGCGTCAGCGGTTCCGGTCCGGCCTACGTTTTCTTTCTGGCCGAAGCCCTCTGCGAGGCTGGAAAGCAGGCGGGACTGCCCGAGGAACTCGCCCTGGAACTGGCGGTCGCCACCGTCTGCGGCGCGGGCGAACTGATGCACCAGTCGGGCGTGCATCCCTCCGTCCTGCGGCAGAACGTGACCAGCCCCAACGGCACCACCGCGGCGGCGCTCGATGTGCTGATGAATACCGACGGCATTCAGCCTGTGATGACCAGGGCCGTTGCCGCGGCCGTCAAACGGGCGCGGGAACTGGCCGGCTGA
- a CDS encoding YbjN domain-containing protein has protein sequence MSLIEIEFERPGNPVDTIETVAALNDWTFERSDEDEITISLGGSWCDYHVSFSWMEDVEALHLACAFDLKVTELRKTEIVRLLALINEQLWMGHFDLWNRENVVMFRQSLLLAGGAEASSAQIEAMLTNALENCERFYQAFQFVVWAGHSASEAMNTALFETAGEA, from the coding sequence ATGAGCCTTATCGAGATCGAATTCGAGCGACCTGGAAATCCCGTAGACACAATCGAGACTGTCGCCGCCCTGAACGACTGGACATTCGAACGGTCGGACGAGGACGAGATCACCATCTCCCTGGGCGGAAGCTGGTGCGACTATCACGTGTCCTTCTCCTGGATGGAGGATGTCGAGGCGCTGCATCTGGCCTGTGCCTTCGACCTCAAGGTGACCGAGCTCCGCAAAACCGAAATCGTCCGCTTGCTGGCCCTGATCAACGAGCAATTGTGGATGGGACACTTCGATCTGTGGAACAGAGAGAATGTCGTCATGTTCCGTCAGTCCCTGCTTCTGGCCGGGGGCGCGGAAGCGTCGTCGGCGCAGATCGAAGCCATGCTGACAAATGCCCTTGAGAACTGCGAGCGCTTCTATCAGGCCTTCCAGTTCGTCGTATGGGCCGGTCACTCGGCTTCCGAGGCGATGAATACGGCCCTGTTTGAAACAGCAGGAGAAGCATGA